Proteins found in one Lycium ferocissimum isolate CSIRO_LF1 chromosome 6, AGI_CSIRO_Lferr_CH_V1, whole genome shotgun sequence genomic segment:
- the LOC132059513 gene encoding pentatricopeptide repeat-containing protein At4g21190, which translates to MSRSAIITRLARQISQLTVNRTSVLTCSYSTDVRHSIPKKSDAGTIGSFGDRFSNKSPSSFAQNPIGGECKPQVGENVSRKDKISFLVNTLLDLNDSKEAVYGALDAWVAWERTFPIGPLKQVLLKLEKEQQWHRIVQVIKWMLSKGQGNTMGTYEQLIKALDMDHRAKEAHEFWNKKIGCDLHSVPWRLCSLMISVYYRNHMLEDLTKLFKGLEAFDRKPPEKSIVQKVADTYEVLGFVDEKDRVLEKYKDLFTETWDGNPKGLRGSRSQRKQKQAQEN; encoded by the coding sequence ATGTCCAGATCAGCAATAATTACAAGGCTGGCTAGACAAATTAGTCAACTTACAGTGAACAGAACTTCCGTCCTCACTTGCAGTTACAGTACAGATGTGCGACATTCAATCCCCAAAAAGAGTGATGCAGGGACAATAGGGTCCTTTGGTGATCGATTTAGCAATAAATCACCCTCTTCCTTTGCACAAAACCCCATTGGAGGCGAATGCAAACCCCAAGTAGGAGAAAATGTCTCAAGGAAGGATAAGATCAGCTTTCTTGTAAATACTCTTCTTGATCTAAATGATAGTAAGGAAGCTGTATATGGTGCACTTGATGCTTGGGTTGCGTGGGAGCGGACTTTCCCCATTGGACCCCTAAAGCAGGTATTACTCAAACTAGAGAAAGAGCAACAGTGGCATAGAATTGTTCAGGTCATTAAGTGGATGTTAAGCAAGGGTCAGGGAAATACAATGGGAACGTATGAGCAGTTAATTAAAGCACTGGATATGGATCACAGGGCAAAAGAGGCACATGAgttttggaataagaaaattgGCTGCGATCTACATTCTGTGCCATGGCGGTTGTGTAGTCTTATGATTTCTGTATATTACCGTAATCATATGCTTGAGGATCTTACTAAGCTATTCAAGGGCTTAGAAGCATTTGATCGGAAACCTCCCGAAAAGTCAATCGTGCAGAAAGTAGCTGATACATATGAGGTGCTAGGCTTTGTTGATGAGAAGGATCGCGTACTAGAGAAGTACAAAGACTTGTTTACGGAGACATGGGATGGAAATCCAAAGGGATTGAGAGGGTCTCGATcccaaagaaaacaaaaacaggCACAGGAAAATTAA